One genomic segment of Hordeum vulgare subsp. vulgare chromosome 2H, MorexV3_pseudomolecules_assembly, whole genome shotgun sequence includes these proteins:
- the LOC123429161 gene encoding uncharacterized protein LOC123429161 — protein sequence MVDMQCKELTSIKIMDIPYPPRPPQANQMATPNIDSISDSKLYELKEQLLLLTTLVATVTYVTGLNLPGGAWQTQHKDGNGPLAGDPILRDIHYRRYLAFYYCNGTALASSVVVCLILVMLRRDSPAWSVVLRVVMVLDLLGLMGSYAAGTCHDTFATIWAVALACPVLAYITYAFVCYLCLPLRRDNHTPRNTNRGYQEKEKIEVLMLLATFAVTISYAAGLNPPGGFWTSTMQQKDGRLLHLAGDPIMEDSALRRYRAFFVCNTTAFVASLLIILLLLDKNLSRTISARFVAVYGFIAVALLGLMGAYAAGSCRETDNTIKVLSLAAAVPLCVVLQLALNYVFYWPIKNMCDSFSEWLQRLSPGGAGALADPDLKNTRFFVMVLASFAVSITYQAGLDPPGGLWKDELNGHKIGHPVLRTTHPARYQVFFYSNSAAFVTSLVVVMMVQSKFLLKRRTLVAAMVLDLIGLVIAYAAGSSRDASTSIYVVAVACLVLSYVVVHIALGGEKENVAAAEPAPPPAAGTDGTVAPDPAATPAATSASPPPATPTAAASPVVVVVLGGEGGGRSKEQLDDKRQVLLLIAILAAALTYQAGLTPPGGFWQADDGDLGHRAGYPVLLDNYPRRYKAFFYCNAASFMASVALILLLVNRKLYRPGIRCYALHVCMAVGMFALMGAYAAGSSRHLKTSIYVLTLAIVVSASIPLQVAIFWYIRNYRRSHQRDEAAGRIRRRRTRGLDGADQEKDEELEYLMLLGVLVASVTYQSGLRPPGGLWEEGGAAGNPIMHDINKRRHDIFLYSNSTSFMASVVAIVMLLPFTLSNVEWLRRFLPSQTSNRRWPLWPVHTAILLDMLGLLVAYAAGSTRKWESSRNVIVILLPVLAYIALYAAIVAIYICNKSRTSSQLTTDNTS from the exons ATGGTCGATATGCAATGCAAGGAGCTCacatctatcaagatcatggacaTCCCATATCCACCCCGGCCGCCACAAGCAAATCAAATGGCTACGCCCAACATAGACTCGATTTCAGATTCAAAACTTTACGAGCTCAAGGAGCAGCTTCTGCTGCTGACCACCCTGGTGGCGACGGTGACGTACGTCACCGGGCTCAACCTGCCCGGTGGAGCCTGGCAGACGCAGCACAAGGACGGGAATGGGCCTCTCGCCGGCGATCCGATCCTCCGGGACATCCATTACCGCCGATACCTCGCCTTCTACTACTGCAACGGCACGGCGCTCGCCTCGTCCGTCGTGGTCTGCCTCATCCTCGTCATGCTGCGCAGGGACAGCCCGGCCTGGTCGGTGGTGCTGCGGGTGGTCATGGTGCTCGACCTTCTTGGCCTCATGGGTTCCTACGCAGCCGGGACCTGCCATGACACCTTCGCCACCATCTGGGCCGTGGCGCTCGCTTGCCCCGTCTTGGCCTACATCACGTACGCTTTCGTCTGCTACCTCTGTTTGCCCCTCCGCCGCGACAACCACACCCCGAGAAACACAAACAGAGGGTACCAAGAGAAGGAGAAGATCGAGGTGCTGATGCTGCTGGCGACCTTCGCAGTCACCATCTCCTACGCCGCCGGGCTGAACCCGCCCGGCGGCTTCTGGACCAGCACCATGCAGCAGAAGGATGGCCGCCTTCTTCACCTCGCCGGCGACCCCATCATGGAAGATAGTGCGCTCCGGAGGTACCGGGCATTCTTCGTCTGCAACACGACGGCGTTCGTCGCCTCCTTGCTCATCATCCTGCTGCTCCTGGACAAGAACTTGAGCAGGACAATCTCGGCGCGGTTCGTGGCGGTCTACGGCTTCATCGCGGTGGCGCTCCTGGGCCTCATGGGGGCCTATGCTGCTGGGAGCTGCAGGGAGACTGACAATACCATCAAGGTGCTCTCCCTGGCCGCTGCGGTTCCTCTCTGCGTAGTCCTGCAGCTGGCTCTCAACTATGTCTTCTATTGGCCAATCAAGAACATGTGTGATAGTTTCTCCGAATGGTTGCAGAGATTGAGTCCCGGAG GTGCCGGCGCACTCGCGGATCCAGACCTGAAAAACACTCGATTTTTCGTGATGGTACTCGCGAGCTTCGCGGTGAGCATCACGTACCAAGCCGGACTGGATCCACCAGGCGGCCTCTGGAAAGATGAGCTGAACGGGCATAAGATCGGCCACCCGGTGCTCCGGACGACACATCCTGCTCGGTACCAGGTCTTCTTCTACAGCAACTCGGCGGCATTCGTGACgtctctggtggtggtgatgatggtccAGAGCAAGTTCCTGCTCAAGCGCCGCACGTTGGTGGCCGCCATGGTGCTGGACTTGATCGGCCTCGTCATCGCCTATGCCGCCGGCAGCAGCAGGGATGCGAGCACGTCCATCTATGTCGTCGCCGTGGCTTGCCTTGTCCTCTCCTACGTCGTCGTCCACATCGCCTTAGGAGGAGAGAAGGAGAACGTCGCTGCTGCTGaacctgctcctcctcctgctgccggtACGGACGGTACGGTAGCTCCTGATCCTGCTGCTACTCCGGCGGCTACGTCTGCCAGTCCTCCTCCTGCTACTCCTACCGCTGCTGCTTCTCCGGTAGTAGTCGTAGtattaggaggagaaggaggagggcgaAGCAAGGAGCAGCTGGATGACAAGCGTCAGGTGCTGCTGCTAATCGCCATCCTGGCCGCGGCGCTAACCTACCAAGCCGGGCTGACGCCGCCGGGCGGCTTCTGGCAAGCGGACGACGGCGATCTCGGCCACCGCGCGGGCTACCCGGTCCTCCTCGACAACTACCCGCGCCGCTACAAGGCCTTCTTCTACTGCAACGCGGCGAGCTTCATGGCGTCGGTGGCTCTCATCCTGCTGCTGGTGAACCGCAAGCTATACAGGCCGGGGATACGGTGCTACGCGCTGCACGTGTGCATGGCGGTGGGCATGTTCGCGCTCATGGGCGCCTACGCCGCCGGCAGCTCCCGCCATCTCAAGACCTCCATCTACGTGCTGACGCTGGCGATCGTGGTCTCGGCGTCCATACCCCTGCAGGTAGCCATCTTCTGGTACATCCGCAACTACAGGAGAAGCCACCAACGTGACGAAGCAGCAGGCAGGATAAGACGGCGGCGGACACGCGGGCTCGACGGCGCCGaccaggagaaggacgaggagctgGAGTACCTGATGCTGCTAGGGGTCCTGGTGGCGAGCGTGACATACCAGAGCGGCCTGAGACCGCCGGGCGGGCTGTGGGAAGAGGGTGGCGCCGCCGGCAACCCCATCATGCACGACATCAACAAGCGGCGGCACGACATCTTCCTCTACAGCAACTCCACCTCGTTCATGGCGTCCGTGGTCGCCATCGTCATGCTGCTCCCGTTCACGCTGAGCAACGTGGAGTGGCTGCGGCGTTTCCTGCCGTCCCAGACGAGCAACCGCAGGTGGCCGCTGTGGCCGGTGCACACGGCCATCTTGCTGGACATGCTCGGCCTCCTGGTGGCCTACGCGGCAGGGAGTACCAGGAAGTGGGAGTCGTCCAGGAACGTCATAGTCATCCTCCTCCCCGTGCTAGCCTACATTGCGCTCTACGCCGCAATAGTGGCCATATACATCTGTAACAAAAGCCGCACATCCTCCCAGTTGACCACCGACAACACAAGCTGA
- the LOC123424934 gene encoding ethylene-responsive transcription factor 15-like, translating into MDNHYYAGGCMGGATDRSCSSSSSFSSWDSFPSDMSNGETIEVETRQPKKPAASAFIGVRARPWGRFAAEIRDSTRGGARVWLGTFGTAEAAAMAYDQAALSSRGAATALNFPLERVQESLQALGATGTGVVGSPVLALKRRHSKRRRRSKAELANDAATCMRRSKVIAKQKKFTVELEDLGADYLDELLRITCSTAYY; encoded by the coding sequence atggacaaccacTACTACGCCGGCGGCTGCATGGGCGGCGCCACTGATCGCTCCTGcagctcctcttcctccttctcgtcctgggACTCGTTTCCCTCCGACATGAGCAACGGCGAGACGATTGAGGTGGAGACGAGGCAGCCGAAGAAGCCAGCGGCCTCGGCGTTCATCGGTGTTCGTGCACGGCCGTGGGGACGGTTCGCGGCGGAGATCCGGGACTCTACGCGGGGAGGCGCGCGGGTGTGGCTGGGCACCTTCGGCACCGCCgaggccgccgccatggcctacGACCAAGCGGCGCTGTCCTCACGGGGCGCCGCCACGGCGCTCAACTTCCCCTTGGAGCGCGTCCAGGAGTCGCTCCAGGCACTTGGCGCCACCGGCACAGGCGTGGTCGGCTCGCCCGTGTTGGCGCTCAAACGGCGCCACTCcaagagaaggaggcggagcAAGGCCGAGCTAGCGAACGACGCGGCGACATGCATGAGGAGGAGCAAGGTCATAGCCAAGCAGAAGAAGTTCACTGTGGAGCTGGAGGACCTCGGCGCCGACTATCTCGACGAGCTTCTCAGGATTACTTGTAGTACAGCTTACTACTAG
- the LOC123429160 gene encoding ethylene-response factor C3-like translates to MDNHGGDMYHCTGCTDPSCSSISSLGSFPSYDLTSGAGEMVETWRNNPPASWNHFQADPSCSSSSSRDSFPSDMSSSDMIGAETSRRPKKRAASAAPSYIGVRARPWGRFAAEIRDSTRGGTRVWLGTFGTAEDAAMAYDQAALSSRGAATALNFPLERVQESLRALGATGTGAAGSPVLALKRRHSKRRRRSKTEIANDAATCRRSNMIVAKDKRFIVELEDLGADYLDELLAFS, encoded by the coding sequence ATGGACAACCACGGCGGCGACATGTACCACTGCACCGGCTGCACCGATCCCTCCTGCTCCTCAATCTCATCACTGGGCTCGTTTCCGTCCTACGACTTGACCAGCGGTGCCGGTGAGATGGTTGAAACATGGCGGAACAACCCTCCAGCTTCCTGGAATCATTTCCAGGCTGATCCCTCCTGCAGCTCCTCCTCGTCCCGGGACTCGTTTCCGTCCGACATGAGCAGCAGCGACATGATCGGTGCGGAAACGAGTCGTCGGCCGAAGAAACGAGCAGCGTCGGCGGCGCCGTCGTACATCGGCGTGCGCGCGCGGCCGTGGGGACGGTTCGCTGCAGAGATCCGGGACTCGACGCGGGGCGGCACGCGGGTCTGGCTGGGCACCTTCGGCACCGCCGAGGACGCTGCCATGGCCTATGACCAGGCGGCGCTCTCCTCGCGGGGCGCGGCCACGGCGCTCAACTTCCCCCTGGAGCGCGTCCAGGAGTCGCTCCGTGCCCTCGGCGCCACCGGCACAGGCGCGGCCGGCTCGCCCGTGCTGGCCCTCAAACGAcgccactccaagagaagaaggcgCAGCAAGACCGAGATAGCGAACGACGCGGCGACATGCCGGAGGAGCAACATGATCGTGGCCAAAGACAAGCGGTTTATCGTGGAGCTGGAGGACCTCGGTGCCGACTACTTGGACGAGCTTCTCGCCTTCTCATGA